A genomic stretch from Candidatus Nitrososphaera gargensis Ga9.2 includes:
- a CDS encoding response regulator, producing the protein MLVLLAEDEHDISRIYSIQLQSQGHQILTVADGERCIELYRMAYWQKCLRQKEETRASEEICCRGTDINRPPFDAVILDYRMPKKDGLMVAADILKLAPEQRIIFVSAYVKEFVEKPVRQLKADIEVFQKPVSPRTLVEVVEDKALYEEIERLGGNAKKIREEMNPTHRQLKQLVESMRKLRAKYES; encoded by the coding sequence ATGCTTGTTCTCCTTGCGGAAGATGAGCACGATATATCACGGATATATTCCATTCAGTTGCAGAGCCAAGGCCACCAGATTCTTACCGTAGCTGACGGAGAACGGTGCATTGAATTATACCGCATGGCCTATTGGCAGAAATGCTTACGCCAAAAGGAAGAGACAAGAGCGAGCGAGGAAATATGTTGTAGAGGCACCGACATCAACCGACCACCATTCGATGCAGTGATCTTGGATTATAGGATGCCAAAGAAAGATGGTTTGATGGTTGCAGCTGATATATTGAAATTGGCACCAGAGCAGAGAATTATTTTTGTTTCTGCTTATGTCAAAGAGTTTGTAGAAAAACCTGTGCGGCAGCTCAAAGCAGATATTGAAGTATTCCAAAAGCCTGTATCTCCACGTACACTAGTAGAGGTAGTAGAAGACAAGGCACTTTATGAAGAGATTGAAAGATTAGGCGGCAATGCAAAGAAGATCAGGGAAGAAATGAATCCAACTCACAGGCAGCTAAAGCAGCTGGTCGAGTCAATGCGGAAATTGCGAGCAAAGTATGAATCATAA
- a CDS encoding archaellin/type IV pilin N-terminal domain-containing protein: MNHKGKFRRSRRGVIGIESAIVLIAFVIVAAALSFVVLNMGFSTTQKAKQTIGQGLDTSSSVLEVGGSVSGHLNSTAGALDIVTIPLKVASGSKSVDLQESLTAVRYFTRTLNYDNIYNGTLSSTTYGSVSDALAAAKTAGILDKNPLASSGAANPTKTVAIIYWTVNENNNDVLDKSESATLAIVFRNADMPKQLDRINAEVIPSIGAPMTVARDVPTLTDTYQDLT; encoded by the coding sequence ATGAACCATAAAGGCAAGTTCAGAAGGTCCCGTAGGGGAGTCATCGGCATCGAATCGGCCATAGTCCTGATCGCTTTTGTGATCGTGGCAGCGGCCTTATCGTTTGTCGTCCTCAACATGGGATTCTCAACAACACAGAAAGCAAAGCAAACAATCGGGCAGGGCCTTGATACGTCTAGCAGCGTGCTAGAAGTAGGCGGTTCAGTTTCGGGCCACCTCAACTCTACTGCAGGGGCACTTGACATTGTCACCATCCCGCTGAAGGTTGCCTCTGGCAGCAAGAGCGTGGATCTGCAAGAAAGTCTCACAGCGGTGAGGTACTTTACAAGGACCCTCAACTACGACAACATCTACAATGGAACACTGAGCTCGACAACATATGGTAGCGTTTCAGACGCACTGGCAGCAGCAAAAACGGCAGGCATCTTGGATAAGAACCCACTTGCATCTTCCGGTGCAGCCAATCCAACTAAGACAGTAGCCATCATCTACTGGACTGTCAACGAAAACAACAACGATGTGCTAGACAAGTCTGAATCAGCTACGCTGGCCATCGTCTTCCGCAACGCAGACATGCCAAAACAACTCGACAGAATCAACGCAGAAGTCATACCGAGCATAGGTGCGCCAATGACTGTCGCAAGAGACGTTCCAACACTGACAGATACGTACCAAGACCTGACTTAA
- a CDS encoding TrmB family transcriptional regulator, producing the protein MTAKHENILDTFTSQEVEALTTSQDYIESQIKQELINELKKLDIGANEAKILIFLMSNGSTTASDISRHTGIQRTDTYHYLSSLLAKGVVLSSFSKPQKYYALSFDEVIDCLVQSKYDTLKTVLNAKKRCQEKLDKIIKVTKPTRQENSYQVLNEESLYSRIKSMLGEVSTKVTVYLSQKMLVKFYHAEIADMLIALSKRGVNVRIRTESKKTVEGYEGLDNEAFSFNVFSPLPVNFIIFDDNRMIIISEEDKEGIHDLTGFYTNKSALISTFDYLFGRMT; encoded by the coding sequence ATGACTGCAAAGCATGAAAACATCTTGGATACATTTACCTCGCAAGAAGTTGAAGCGCTGACAACCTCGCAGGACTATATAGAATCTCAAATAAAACAGGAATTGATCAACGAGCTGAAAAAGCTGGACATAGGTGCAAACGAGGCCAAGATCCTGATCTTTCTCATGTCAAACGGCAGTACGACTGCAAGTGATATTTCCAGGCATACAGGTATTCAAAGGACAGATACGTACCACTATCTCTCGTCGCTACTGGCAAAAGGAGTTGTTCTTTCAAGCTTTAGCAAACCCCAAAAGTACTATGCATTGTCTTTTGACGAAGTCATCGATTGCTTGGTTCAGAGCAAGTACGACACGCTCAAGACAGTTCTCAATGCAAAGAAACGTTGTCAGGAAAAGCTCGACAAGATAATCAAAGTTACCAAACCCACTAGACAGGAAAACAGCTATCAGGTGCTTAATGAGGAAAGTCTATACTCAAGGATCAAGAGCATGCTTGGAGAAGTTAGCACCAAGGTGACTGTATATCTCTCGCAAAAGATGTTGGTGAAATTTTATCACGCAGAGATAGCAGACATGCTGATTGCACTGTCAAAACGTGGTGTGAACGTGAGGATCAGAACAGAGTCGAAAAAAACTGTCGAAGGGTATGAAGGTCTTGATAATGAGGCATTCTCATTTAACGTCTTCAGCCCTCTGCCAGTAAACTTTATCATATTCGATGACAACAGGATGATAATAATAAGCGAAGAAGATAAGGAAGGGATCCATGACCTTACAGGATTCTATACAAACAAAAGTGCCCTCATATCAACGTTTGATTACCTCTTTGGCAGAATGACATAA
- a CDS encoding ATPase domain-containing protein, translating into MAIITVSTGNEEVDRQIGGGLPLPSLMLIEGDHGTGKSSMAAQFMNGLLKSQRKVLFITTESATKDYIEKMKMITYDFRRDFLKNMLSILPVNIDGVSWSAARSKQLLPVVGKYISINSKKFDAVVIDSLSALTMHADTSTTLDFFTKCKNFVSKGMTVIITIHPKAVPEEVAMRVRSTCDGYMKITPATIAGKSVKVMEIVKLIGSSSQVSSQFSFDVDTSFGIKIVPLSMANA; encoded by the coding sequence ATGGCCATTATAACAGTGTCAACTGGCAATGAAGAGGTTGACAGACAGATAGGAGGAGGTCTGCCGCTTCCGTCGCTCATGCTGATCGAAGGAGATCATGGGACAGGGAAGAGCTCTATGGCTGCCCAGTTCATGAACGGTCTGCTAAAATCACAAAGAAAAGTGTTGTTCATCACCACGGAGAGCGCCACCAAAGACTACATTGAAAAGATGAAAATGATAACCTATGATTTCAGAAGGGATTTTCTGAAGAACATGCTGTCAATACTTCCTGTGAATATCGATGGAGTTTCCTGGTCAGCAGCCAGGTCAAAGCAGCTTTTGCCGGTAGTAGGCAAGTACATCAGCATCAATTCAAAAAAGTTTGATGCGGTCGTAATTGATTCTCTATCCGCCCTTACCATGCATGCGGATACTAGCACAACGCTTGATTTCTTTACAAAATGCAAGAACTTTGTATCAAAAGGCATGACTGTCATCATCACTATTCATCCAAAGGCAGTGCCCGAGGAGGTGGCAATGAGAGTAAGATCAACCTGTGACGGATACATGAAGATAACTCCCGCTACGATCGCGGGAAAAAGCGTCAAGGTTATGGAAATTGTCAAACTGATCGGCTCGTCTTCGCAAGTGAGCTCGCAATTCAGCTTTGACGTTGACACATCCTTTGGGATAAAGATAGTGCCGTTATCGATGGCAAACGCATAA
- a CDS encoding thiamine-binding protein, producing MNNNLPVVDAEISIEPIGTSDTSIGKETAAAYDAIRNIQNLKKVTLTPMSTQIESDNIDDIVQATTLPIIRPDLLREQSA from the coding sequence ATGAACAACAACCTGCCTGTAGTTGACGCTGAAATCAGCATAGAGCCTATTGGCACTTCCGATACTAGCATAGGTAAAGAAACAGCTGCAGCCTATGATGCAATCCGCAATATTCAGAACTTGAAGAAAGTAACACTTACCCCAATGAGCACTCAGATTGAATCAGATAATATTGATGACATCGTGCAGGCAACCACCTTGCCCATAATTCGACCAGATCTGCTGCGGGAGCAAAGCGCATAA
- a CDS encoding flagellar protein FlaF, with protein MGFSAAISGGIMMTMIIVVLIMAIPAVINANITTSRAYSERAQLDSEYIKTSIQITDLQALPDTDIVNVTLSNDGSSKLWNYQKFNVLVTYDYIPDPLASPQRITENLDYAGITQIVSAAGSWSITGFIDDNIDPQILNPEESLTIRGRLNHDIAISAELVAVTISTDNGVIVSKAVIL; from the coding sequence ATGGGTTTTAGCGCTGCAATCAGTGGTGGAATAATGATGACAATGATCATAGTTGTATTAATTATGGCAATACCTGCTGTCATAAATGCGAACATTACTACTAGTCGGGCGTATTCTGAACGCGCACAGCTTGATAGCGAGTACATAAAGACCTCAATTCAGATCACAGATCTCCAAGCTTTGCCAGACACTGATATTGTAAATGTAACACTCAGCAATGATGGATCAAGTAAATTATGGAATTACCAAAAGTTCAATGTACTTGTAACATATGATTACATACCAGATCCCTTAGCATCTCCTCAACGAATAACTGAAAACTTGGATTATGCTGGAATTACGCAGATCGTATCTGCTGCTGGATCATGGTCCATAACAGGATTTATCGATGATAATATTGATCCGCAGATTCTGAACCCTGAAGAATCTCTTACAATAAGAGGTAGACTGAATCATGATATTGCTATATCCGCTGAACTTGTTGCAGTAACTATATCGACAGACAATGGCGTAATAGTCAGCAAAGCGGTGATACTCTGA